The genomic stretch CAGGCGTACGACCAGACATGACGTGTACACAGAGGCCCATGTGGGTCGCTCTCCAGGCGTACGACCAGACGTGAACACAGAGGCCCATGTGGGTCGCTCTCCAGGCGTACGACCAGACATGACGCGTACACAGAGGCCCATGTGGGTCGCTCTCCAGGCGTACGACCAGACGTGAACACAGAGGCCCATGTGGGTCGCTCTCCAGGCGTACGACCAGACATGACGTGTACACAGAGGTCCATGTGGGTCGCTCTCCAGGCGTACGACCAGACATGACGTGTACACAGAGGCCCATGTGGGTCGCTCTCCAGGCGTACGACCAGACATGATGTGTACACAGAGGCCCATGTGGGTCACTCTCCAGGCGTACGACCAGACATGACGTGTACACAGAGGCCCATGTGGGTCGCTCTCCAGGCGTACGACCAGACATGACGTGTACACAGAGGTCCATGTGGGTCGCTCTCCAGGCGTACGACCAGACATGACGTGTACACAGAGGCCCATGTGGGTCGCTCTCCAGGCGTGCAACCAGGTCGCTCTACATCATCATACGCAGCttgagtattttttttttttacattcaataatatatattttttcccctcaCGTAACATCAATTAAGCATCGGCACAATATAACAGAACCAGGGTAGTCACTCCGTCACATTTAAGACCCGAGAAAACTGAATTTAAGACATTTTGAGACTAAGGACACACGgacaccctgagaacaccatcgtgagagtctcatcttccCATAGAGTTCGTAGACCAAAACAACTGGGACGCTACCAAATGTTTTCCTGAGAGAAATCACATTTTACTGGATGTCTcgtgtctgacaaacaccgctgtagctcggccGCCTCCCACCTCAGAGGCGGAGGGCCGTCATTGGTGGATGCTGTGGATTGAGAGACAGcccatacaacaacaacaaacagacagatttttgtattatgctaattagatttccccAGGGTGCGTAGACATCGACTATACCGGGGTTAAAAAGAATAACCTATAGGATTAAAAATACCAGAGGTGCAGCCGACTGGCGCTGGCTAACAACACAAAATGGATACACTAGAGTAAAAGTATCGATATAATATCTTACTAAATAACATTGTGATATCTAactatagaccccccccccttcaTCACTTTGTAACATGGCCAGTTAGTGACAACCAGGGTGAACTAGTGCAGCTTGGCCAGTTAGTGACAACCAGGGTGAACTACTGCAGCGTGGCCAGTTAGTGACAACCAGGGTGAACTAGTGCAGCTTGGCCAGTTAGTGACAACCAGGGTGAACTACTGCAGCTTGGCCAGTTAGTGACAACCAGGGTGAACTACTGCAGCTTGGCCAGTTAGTGACAACCAGGGTGAACTACTGCAGCATGGCCAGTTAGTGACAACCAGGGTGAACTACTGCAGCTTGGCCAGTTAGTGACAACCAGGGTGAATTACTGCAGCTTGGCCAGTTAGTGACAACCAGGGTGAACTACTGCAGCGTGGCCAGTTAGTGACAACCAGGGTGAACTACTGCAGCGTGGCCAGTTAGTGCCAACCAGGGTGAACTACTGCAGCTTGACCAGTTAGTGACAACCAGGGTGAATTACTGCAGCTTGGCCAGTTAGTGACAACCAGGGTGAACTACTGCAGCTTGGCCAGTTAGTGACAACCAGGGTGAATTACTGCAGCTTGGCCAGTTAGTGCCAACCAGGGTGAACTAGTGCTTCTTGGCCAGTTAAGTGACAACCAGGGTGAACTACTGCAGCGTGGCCAGTTAGTGACAACCAGGGTGAACTCCTGCAGCTTGGTCAGTTAGTGACGACCAGGGTGAATTACTGCAGCGTGGCCAGTTAGTGACAACCAGGGTGAACTACTGCAGCTTGGCCAGTTAGTGACAACCAGGGTGAATTACTGCAGCTTGACCAGTTAGTGACAACCAGGGTGAATTACTGCAGCTTGGCCAGTTAGTGACAACCAGGGTGAATTACTGCAGCTTGGCCAGTTAGTGCCAACCAGGGTGAACTAGTGCAGCTTGGCCAGTTAAGTGACAACCAGGGTGAACTACTGCAGCGTGGCCAGTTAGTGACAACCAGGGTGAACTCCTGCAGCTTGGTCAGTTAGTGACGACCAGGGTGAATTACTGCAGCGTGGCCAGTTAGTGACAACCAGGGTGAACTACTGCAGCTTGGCCAGTTAGTGACAACCAGGGTGAATTACTGCAGCTTGACCAGTTAGTGACAACCAGGGTGAATTACTGCAGCTTGGCCAGTTAGTGACAACCAGGGTGAATTACTGCAGCTTGACCAGTTAGTGACAACCAGGGTGAATTACTGCAGCTTGGCCAGTTAGTGCCAACCAGGGTGAACTACTGCAGCTTGGCCAGTTAGTGCCAACCAGGGTGAACTACTGCAGCTTGACCAGTTAAGTGACAACCAGGGTGAACTAGTGCAGCTTGACCAGTTAGTGACAACCAGGGTGAACTACTGCAGCTTGACCAGTTAAGTGACAACCAGGGTGAACTAGTGCAGCTTGACCAGTTAGTGACAACCAGGGTGAACTACTGCAGCTTGACCAGTTAGTGACAACCAGGGTGAACTAGTGCAGCTTGACCAGTTAGTGACAACCAGGGTGAACTAGTGCAGCTTGACCAGTTAGTGACAACCAGGGTGAACTACTGCAGCTTGACCAGTTAAGTGACAACCAGGGTGAACTAGTGCAGCTTGGCCAGTTAGTGACAACCAGGGTGAACTACTTGCAGCTTGACCAGTTAGTGACAACCAGGGTGAATTACTGCAGCTTGGCCAGTTAGTGACAACCAGGGTGAACTACTGCAGCTTGGCCAGTTAGTGACAACCAGGGTGAACTACTGCAGCTTGACCAGTTAGTGACAACCAGGGTGAACTACTGCAGCTTGACCAGTTAGTGACAACCAGGGTGAACTAGTGCAGCTTGGCCAGTTAGTGACAACCAGGGTGAACTACTGCAGCTTGGCCAGTTAGTGCCAACCAGGGTGAACTACTGCAGCTTGGCCAGTTAGTGACAACCAGGGTGAACTACTGCAGCTTGACCAGTTAAGTGACAACCAGGGTGAACAGGTGCAGCTTGACCAGTTAGTGACAACCAGGGTGAACTACTGCAGCTTGACCAGTTAAGTGACAACCAGGGTGAACTAGTGCAGCTTGACCAGTTAGTGACAACCAGGGTGAACTACTGCAGCTTGACCAGTTAGTGACAACCAGGGTGAACTACTGCAGCTTGGCCAGTTAGTGACAACCAGGGTGAACTAGTGCAGCTTGGCCAGGAACGAGAGTGTTCCATTCATTTTCACCTGATCTTGTGTCTGTAACGTCCATTCACAGACAGGAAGACTTTATGTACAGAAAACACTAACTTAGGTCCTATAATAGCCACTCACTCACCTGCACAAGCATTAAGGAACAGCCAGTCAGTTTTCCTCATTCTGTTCTTAATCTGTTTGGTCTTCTTGAAATCAATGTTCTCCGGATGGCGATGCTGTTCCTCTCCGCTGCTCATCGCCCCGGCCGCCAGCTCAATCCTCTGGAAGTCCATCTTTACCTCCGCCTCCTTCTTAGAGGTGGGTGGAGAAGTCATCCTCTGTCccagtccctgtctctgtcccccgcTCAGCCCCCTACTGCAgctccccccactccctctccacctgGCCCCGTCTCTGTCCTGTTCATTGATGATTGAGGATGTGGAGGAGGGAGACTCCTCGGActgcccagccagctctataggAATAGCCTCCCGGTTGTTAGGTTGAGGCTGGGGGTGGTCGCAGACAATGCACTTTCGGGTCTTGGGATAGTTCTGGTAAGTACAGGCCGTGCAAGTCCAGTGCTGCCCACTGCTACTGTCGCCACCACCACCTCGGGTGTTGAGTCTGTTGAGTCTGTTCCGGTCGTTGTACTCCTCTGTACAAGGGTCCATGAGGGGAGGGGCTGGGCGGTGGCCCACATTGGAGCCTGATGTCTGGGGGGCCTCTGTGGGGCTGCATGGGGTCCTCTGGTGGCGCTGACACAGACACTGGGTACAGCGGATGGCACGGGGCCAGTTCAAGTAGGTGCACATCTGACAGGACCATTTAGAGCTGTTCTCAGGCATGCTGGGGGGCTTGACACGGGGCCTGGCACTGGAGTCTGGGTAGATGAGGAGGCTACCACAGCTTCCCTCGGGGCTTGGAGGGTCCTGCCAGCCACAACTAGGCTCCGTACTAAGACTGCTGGGGCTGCTATTGTAGGTCTCCTTTGTGATTATGGGGCTGCTGGGACACTGTGCACGACACATGGTGCACTTCACAGCGGACGGCCAGTTCTCATAGGTGCAGTAGTCGCAGGCCCACTTCACTCCCACCTCGGTCATCACGGATGAGGTAGAAAGAAAACGGTTCTGTTCCCGTTACCAAGGGGATCAGTATGGCACTGTCTACGGAGACAGAAATGCACAGAAATGTAAGGGATACTTCAGAAAGAAAATAGTTTGCATaccataaaaaatatatataaaatgggTAGATACATAACAAATATGGATAGGGTAAACCTTTTTAGCTGAACAGACaataagataataataataataataataagtgttTGGAAAGACGACACATTTATCTGCATTTCATTCCGTTTTTTTTTAAAAGCTTAGGACAATTTCATGTTCCGTACACTCTTAATAACTCAGGACATAATGTCTCGCTAGTAGCTAAGGGGCCCACCACAGACTTCAGTACCTGGACTAAACACTGTAGCTTTGCCAAGCAACTCAACCCCCACCAccattaacgttagctagctcgaAATGCTAACTAGTTCGCTTTTTGTTACGGAGACACCACCTGTCGGGGTTTGAAACACGGAcagccatgttgttgttgttttaccgTCTGTGTCGGGGGTGAAATATtgaaataacccccccccccctcaacgtCCCccgtttttttaaataatattgtTCGATGTTAACTAACTAGTTGGCtacgctagctagttagcggacGGTTAGCTTGCTAGCTTTGCCAATCTATTAAcgttagctactagctagctaatcCTATTATACTCAATAATGAACAACATTGTCTTTTGTCGTCGATAAATTGATCGTTGTCATTAGCTACTAAAACTATAGTTACCTAGTTACCTAACTCATTGATGAATCGTATCTTTCCCTGTGTACTTTTCCTCCTCCTTGGTCCAGACAACATAACAAACCTGAATCGTTCAGTCCTGCCTTTCTAGTCCGTTCTTCCAGTGGATTTCTTtaccctcctttttctctctcacatGTTTATCTTTGCCAACTGTAAACTATATgggagaaaaaataaataaaaaggggaCTGTGTTATAGTGTAAAGCTCCCTTCCGTTTCGCTCTTTATATCATGTTGTGAATCCGGACTCCATGGTTAGTGGGGATGAATCGTTCGCGAACAACAACGATCGGTTCTTTTTTTTTTGTGAACGGATCCTTTTTTGATGAACGACGGGAACCGACTGCATTTGTGAAAGGTCGGTTCATTTGACTCTCTCATTTGCTTACTGTTACGACGATTTAACTGCAGATATATTATACAAAAAAAGTATCTGAAGATAGTAATTCTTCACCACAAGAAAAATCGTTTGTGAGGATACTCATTCTGTTCCACATCACACGCATTTTTTTGTAGTGCTTTTTAATCTGTTTCTCCATTTATTTTGCAGGGCATCTAAATCATTTGGTCAGGTGAAATGTATTTGAAGTCATATGTCAGGATCAACTTTTTGGCTTTACATTGAAGATTTGTAATTTTTTTAAA from Oncorhynchus masou masou isolate Uvic2021 unplaced genomic scaffold, UVic_Omas_1.1 unplaced_scaffold_2197, whole genome shotgun sequence encodes the following:
- the LOC135533074 gene encoding ubiquitin thioesterase ZRANB1-like (The sequence of the model RefSeq protein was modified relative to this genomic sequence to represent the inferred CDS: added 169 bases not found in genome assembly), producing the protein MTEVGVKWACDYCTYENWPSAVKCTMCRAQCPSSPIITKETYNSSPSSLSTEPSCGWQDPPSPEGSCGSLLIYPDSSARPRVKPPSMPENSSKWSCQMCTYLNWPRAIRCTQCLCQRHQRTPCSPTEAPQTSGSNVGHRPAPPLMDPCTEEYNDRNRLNRLNTRGGGGDSSSGQHWTCTACTYQNYPKTRKCIVCDHPQPQPNNREAIPIELAGQSEESPSSTSSIINEQDRDGARWRGSGGSCSRGLSGGQRQGLGQRMTSPPTSKKEAEVKMDFQRIELAAGAMSSGEEQHRHPENIDFKKTKQIKNRMRKTDWLFLNACAGVVEGNMAAVEAYKSTGGDIARQLTSDEVRLLNRATAFNDGFTLVHLAIRFQRQDMLA